TTCGCGTTTTGACTTCGTTTCCGTCGGACGATCCGCTAATTCAAATCGTCCGCCTTGGCGTCGGCCAGGCTGCGGTCGTGTCGCAGAATGAAGCGTTGATCATCGCTTTCGAAAACCGCAAAGCGATCGGTCACTTCCACGATTGTACCCTCGATCGAACCGACTTTGAACGTATCGCCGACTTTCAGTTTCAGCAGCTTGTTCTGCGTCCGAACACGAATCCACGCACTCCATTGACCGCGGCTTTGCACCAGCCCGGTCAGAACCGCTTGCTGCGATTCGTCGAACGGCGGCGGGCCTTCGGCGACGACAGGCTCCGGCGGCGGATCGCCGACCTTAAATACCAGCATCGTTTCGATCTCGCGACTTGGCAAACCGTTGTCCCAAGCCCGCACCTTGATGTCGAATTCGCCCTTCTCCTTCGGGCGGCCGATCAATTCGCCACGACTGAACTGCATTCCCGCTGGAAGATCGCCGACGACTTCGTATTCGACGCGGTGATCCTTGTCCGGATCATCGAACTTCAACCGCTTCGAGAAATCGGTATCGATCGATGCCGTCAACGTCTTCTCGCCACTGTAACGCGGTGGCTGGTTGGCAGGACTGAACATGTTGCGGTTGACGATCGCTTCGACCAACAGCGGCGCGACCCCGTCGACTCGCGGATCGGTCGTGCTAGGGGCGGGCTGATCTCGCGCCGCATCGGCAAGCGCGATCGCTTCAACATCGATGTTCATCAGCAACTTGCCCTCTTCGCTAGAGGGCCGCAGGACCAACTTCTTGGCGCGTTGCAGATAGTTCTTCTCGTGGAAAGCGGTCAGGAATTCGCTGACCTTTTGAATGTTCCCCACGCCGCCGATTCGGAACGTGTAGACGCGATACAGTTTGTTCGAGCCCTGTTCGCCCACGTAATCGACAGCACGATTCTGCAGTCCCGATTGGCTGACCAATTTCTCCAGCCATTCCTTGTATTCGGCCTGAGCCCGTTGAGGATCGCTGGGGAGCGAACGCCGGCGGTATTCGGCGATCTGAGTTTCCGCCTGCAGACCGGCAAACTCCTGCTCCTGCTGATCGATCAGCTTGTCTTCCAAATTCCGCAGCTTGTTCGCCCGCGTCTGCAGCCCCGATCGATACCCGCTGAGACTGAACTGCAGCCCCACGGCGACGACCAAACCGCCGACCAAATAAACAAGTAATTTTTCGCGTTGGTTCATGCGGACACCTCGTCGCTCTTGCTTTCGTCGCTCTCTGATGCGTCGCTATCGCTTGCGTCGGCTTTGGTTTCTTCCGTCTCCGATTCGTCGGCATTCGATTCGCCCGCGGCGGGATCTGCTTGCTCGGAATCGTTTGCCGGCGTCGCGGCTTCGGTCGTGGTCGACTCTTCTTCGCCGGAACCCTCCGGCGTTGTATCCGCTTCGGCTGCCGAAGGCTCTTCGGTTTTCGCAGGCGATGCTTTCACATCCGCCGCCGCGGCCTTCGGTTCACTCGTATCCGTCGCGACCGGCGCGGCGAGTCGTTGCTCACGAACGCTTGCCGCGGGGATGCGGATCGTATCGTTGAACTGAAACTTAAAAGTCTCGTTCCGCGGATCGCTCTTCACTCCGTCGCCAGTCACCGCGTGGTCGGCGTCTCGCAATTGGCTCTCCATCGCGATCACCGCTGCCGGTTCGCGAGCGACGCCCTTGATCGCCATCGTCGCACCGCCGCGAGGATCGGCAGCAACCGTCAACTGCTCGATTCGCATCTGTTCAGCCGGCCCAAGGTTTTCACTCAAATAAGCCAGCTCGCCCAGCATAAAGACATCGCCGTCGAGGAACTGGTCGATGCGAGCCAGGTTCGCTTTGCTGATTTGCGCCGCGGCAACAGCATCGTTCAAATCGTTGCTGGCAACCAATGTCTGTTGGTACTTGGCATCCAAGCGGCTCAACTGACTCCACGCCAACCAACCGATCAACAAAACCAACGCAGCGGCCAGACCGCCATACAACGCGTAGCGATCGCGATTCGATTTCGGTTCGGGAGGGCGACGTGGATTCAGGAAGTCGATCAGCCCTTGGCCTTTCAGCACATCCCCTTCCAACAATCCCAACAGCGGTGCAAACCGGCCGACATGTTGCGGCATCCCGTTGGGAAGCTCCGCCGGCGTTTCGACCAGACTGAACGGATCGACCGATTTCGCTTCGATCCCCAGCTGTTCAGTCAACTGCTGACGCAATTCCGTATGAAACGCGGGGTTGCCCCAAACGATGATCTGTCGCTGGCTGGAATTGCTGCCGTCGCGGCGAACCGCCATCAAACTGCGACGTGTTTCGTTGACGATCGTCCGCAGCCGAGCTTGCTCGTCCGTCGGAACGCGAACCGAACGCAAGAAGGCGGGCGTCTTGCCGCGCATCACGATCAGGTCGACCTCGTCGGCCAACGTATCGATCAGAATCGTCTCGCCCGAATCGGGCTGCTTCAGCAATTGGAACAGCGCCGCCGCTGCGGTCGGACGCAGCACGATCCGCTGCAACTGCAATTCCGATGGCGCACAGACCCGGCGAATCTCGTCGATATGTTCGGGAGCCAAAGCGGCAGCGGCCACTTCGACTGCGGTTTCGCTGCGAGCGATCGGCAGGTAATCGATCGCCGCCCGTTCGCCCGCGGCGGCGAACTGCCGGACCGCTTGGAACCGCACCACATCGGGAAGCTCTTCGTCGGGAATCGCCGGCAGACTCAACTGACGCAGCTCCGCCCGGCCTCGTCCGATCGCAACCAGCGTCGGCAATTTCTGCAGCCCACGCTCGGCCAATGCGTCGGCCAACTGCTTGCCAATCGCATCGGACTTCGCTCCGCTGATATCGACGGTGAAGACATCGGTCACGACAAACCGGTTGCCACGCGGCCGCGCCGCGACCACGCGGATCTCGTTGTCGTCCCATTCGATTGCTAACTGCTTTGCCATATTTCTTTGCCGTATGCTTCCGCGGAATTCTCTCGCTGCACTACTCTGCGATGCTTAATGTTTGCATCCCGTCCTCGCCTCGCACGCCCAACGTGCCGACGTCAAAGCCGCGTCCCAAGTGACTCAGGCTTCGCCAATAAACGATGTCGGGATTGATCGTCGTCGCGTCGATCACGACTTCCACCCGAGCCGATTGATTGGCTCCTTCGAAATAGCCGACAACTTGAGCCCGAAAGACATCGCCCCCGGCGGTGACCAACGGCAGCAGTTGGCGCATCTGTTCCAACGTCAGGATCCCTTCGACCAACGGCCAGGTCTCAAAGCGTCGGTTTTCGCTCTCGGACTGTTCGCCGCGGGCTTCGACCAACGCCAGCGCCGTCTCTTCCTCCAAGATGGGCAGACCGTAGATCAGTTCCGCCGGACACTCATTCAGATTAATCCGTCCCGGCATCGAATCGTAGTCTTTCGATGTCAACAAGCCCATTAAATAAGGCATGTAAGTCGCCATCGACAACGGTTCGTTAGCAAACGGCGACTGGTAGACCGCTTGGTCGTTCCCCTCGCCGACGACCACGGTCGCTCCGACCAAGTCCAACAGCTGCGAGACCTCGACTTTCCCTTCGGAAAGATCCAGAGTGCTCAAGACCGACGAAGACCACGCTTGCCCACTGCTCGCTTGCGACACCGCCTCGGCGGCATCCGAATCGCCACCTGTCGACGCCGTAGCACCCGATTGCCCGGCGACGCGGTAGGCGACGATAAAACTGGCCCAATCCTCATTGCCCAACACGTCGGTCAGATCGGCTTGCAATTGTTCCAGATCTTCGGCGTTGACATCCACCCGGTCCGCTCCGTCGGCGGTCTTGTTCCCTTCGCGGCTGTAGACCGTCAGAAACGCGGACCAGCCGAGCGAGGCCGTCGATTGATCGCCCGTCGTAATGTAGGTCTGTTCGATCGGATCGATGATGCCGTTGCGATTTGTGTCGGCGCCAAACAACAGTTCCGGCGTCACGCCGCGCACCAACAACAACTCCTCCACGCTATCTAACGGCCCGTTCTTGGGACCGTACGGCGTCGGCAGGGCGTTGTAATAATCGTATTCGGCGCCGAAGTCGCGCTGCTCGTCGTCTTCATCCAACCAATCCAAGATCGAATCGGCAACGTCTTCGGTCATGTTGGGCAGCGACATCAGCAGTTCGCGAGCGATGTTGTCGCTGACCACCGCCTGATCGGTATCCGCCAACCCCAGATCGGCCGCCGCCTGCAACGCTTCGTCGCCGACGGTGTAGTTCTCTTCGATCACCGTTAACACGTTCAGATTCAGCCGCGCCGATTCGTTCTGCAATCCGTAACGGATTCCCGAAAACTCTCCCATCGCGTCGATCGACGGCGCGATCACCGTGACGTTGCCGCGACGCTGCGGATCGAGATCGGGTACGACGTTGATCGCCTGGAACATCGCCGGATTGTTGTCGACGCCTCCCATCTCCTCGCGGCCGGTCGGCGATTGAGCGAGCATCAACCGCGCCAACTCCGTCCCCGATTCGACGAGCATGTCGGCTTGCGTTTTGCGCCCGCTCAAGATCGTCGATTCGTCGTACGCCAACATCAGGTCGGTAAACGAATAAGCAGCCATCGTGCTCACCGCGATCACAACAAGTGCGATCAGCAGAAAGATTCCGCGACGGGCGCGACGCGGGACGCACTGCTTTGTCGTCGTTGTTTCATCGCGGTCGACCGGGCATCGCACGTTATTAGCTTGTGCCATCGTTTAGAGCCCCGCTGCGGAAAGGTCGGTCGCGGTCGCTTCCTCTTCGGACACCAGCTGTGCCATCGGCAATCGGACCATCAAATCATAGACGTCCCCGGTCGTCGCATCGCCGGCGGTCGCGAGTCCTGCATTCATCGGATCCTCGGCCGAACCGGGCGGCTTGCCGAGAGTCAGCCGAATCTGAACGGCGATCGGCAGTCCTTGCGATTCGTCGGAGTTCCATTCGTAGATCCACTGCGTGCCATCAAAATAGGCGAACTCGATCTGCAGCACCTCGGGCGCCAACACGTCGCCGGTCTGATTCAACCGCATCACATCGCCCGATTCGGACGCGTAAGTTGTCAGTTCGCGGGAGAGCGCTCGTCGCACCAGACCGCTGCTCGATTCTAGGTTCGTCGCTCCGCCGCTGCTCAATTGTCCGATGCTGTCGCCAACGCCCGACAGATTCGCTTGCTGGACAAAATAGGCGACCGTCTTCACGTCGCTGGGCATGTCCTGAATTCCGACGTCGGTCGGATTGGTCAGCATCGGCAGATACTCTTCCATCCGCGGCAGCCGACTGACGTCGAACTGGATCTGATACTGATTGCCGATCAGACCGGGGCGAACCGTCGAAGCCAACGAATCGGAGATCGCTGTCGCTTCCATTTCTTCCCCCTCCTCCACGGTCACCGCATCGGATTCGGAACTCGACGACGAACCACTCGAACCGCCCGCGGCAGCTCCCGTCGCCGACGACGCCAGGACTTCGGCGAGCGCCCCGGCATCAAACTCTTGCGGATAGATACAGGCCTGCAGATCTTCGGCGATCATTCGCAGGATCGCTCGAGCCAGTTGAGTTCGGCGGGCTTCGGAATCGCGGACGTTCAACTGCGCCGCATAAAACTGCATCGCAAACCCGATCATCCCCATCAACACGACGCTCAAGCCCAACGCGACGACAACTTCAAACAGCGTGAAGCCGCGGCGAGTCGCTTGGCGGCGGCAAGCCGTTGTCGTCGATCGGTGGTGGAAGTTTCCGCGGATCATGCTCCAGTTCCATCGCTTGTCGCCATCGCATCTGCTTCCGCCGCCAACGCCGCCGCTTCGTCCTCTAGCCCTTGCAGATCCATCGCCGGATCGATGATCCAACGCGTTAACGTGAACTCGACCGGCAACACCGATGCATCCTGCGACACCGACTGGACGTTGACTTGAACGGCAACCATCCCCGACATCGGCGCCGGTTCGGTCAGCACCGAATACTCCCACTGCCGCAGCGTGTCGCTGGATTGCAACGACACGTTGGAGATCGGTTGCGGTCCGGCGGTGTTCAACATGACTTCGGCCATCTTCGATTCGCACATGATCTGAGCGCGAGCCAGGTCGCGAGCTTCGATCGCCGCTTTTGCTCCGTTGGAAACGATGTTCCCCAACATCGCCATCGCGACGCCAAAAATCGCCAACGCCAGGATGATCTCAAACAACGAGAACCCCGCCCGGCGCAACGGTTTCCGGGGCGTCGCGGATCGATCGATTTGAGTTTTGCGTGATCGGGCGGCTTTAGCTTTCATCGCTCGTCACCTCCGAAACCATCGCTTCGCCTGTGAGTCCGCGCAACTGGACTTTGACGACGCTGCCATCTTCGGATTTCACTCGCAGCACGGCCGTGCTGGTCGTCCCATCGGCGTACAGCAGAATCGGTTGGGACCATCCCGCTTCGGCAGCCATCGCGGCTTGTTGCAGAATGAACATGCTGCGCTGCGACGATTCGACTTGTTCGTCGGCAAAGACGATGTTCTCGGGCAGTTCCAAGATATCCGCAGCCGTTGGTTCGGGCGGAGTGTAGCTGGCGACAGCGGCTTGAGTTCCCGCGGTCCCCGGCAAGGTCTGCCCCGACATGTCGGCAGCTTCGGTCATGTCGCTGGCATCGTTCCACGGCTGGACACTGTACCGGCTGGTGCCGATCTCGCAGCGGAACATATGCGTCCGTCCGGTTCGCATCGCTTTGAGCCGCGATTGGGCCAAGACGATGCGAATTTCATCGCCCGCCCGTTTGATCCGCCCATCGGCCATCAGCACGCTGATCGCCGGCACGGCCATCGCCGACAACGCGGCGATCAAAACCAAGACCAACAGTAGTTCCAACAGCGTGAACCCTCGGCCAGCTGCCCGCGGGCAGCGACGAGATAGGGTTGGAAGCGAGGTTGGCTGCATGATGTTGTCCGTCAGACCTAAACGGTACCGCTGGTCACAACGACATCATCTTCGGATCCTTCCTGACCATCGGCCCCTGCGCTTCGCAATTCGAAGCCGGTGCCGCTGGGAGCGTATTTGTAGTTGTTGCCCCAAGGATCCGCAGGGATCTCTTCGTCGAAGTACGGCCCCTTCCAGCGGGTGGGGTCGGCGATGTCGTTTGGCTTCTCACGAAGGCCTTCCAAGCTGCTCGGCAGGGTGCCGACTTGCAACTGATACAACTTGATGCCGCTCTTAATATTGTTCAGCTGGGTCCGAGCGGTGTCATCTTGGGCCCCCTTTTGGATGCCGACGAAATTCACGGTCACAATTCCACCGATGATCACCAGGATGATCAAAACCAGCAGAACTTCCAACAACGTAAACGCCGCGCGACGGCGCGATCGCTGCTTACGCATTCTTCATACTCCCTTGGACAAAACGGATCGAATCGCGTGGATTCATTCACATTCAAGCGATTTGTTGCATCGCCCGACGCGTTGCACAATTTTTGACATTGTATTCAACCCTGGCGGGCAAACATAGTTCCGGCGAATTTCCCGAGGGGTGCAACCGTCAGAAACAGTCGCCTAGAAATCGAGGCACGGAACTTGCGGAAGATCTGGAAAAACCAGCATTCACCGGGATTTTTCGCGATTGCCCAGCAAATCGCAGTCCCAGTGACGCTTGACGCCCGATCGATTCCGTGTTAATTTTCGCCAACCAAACGAGGCCCATCGGTCTCGAACCCAAATCCGGGGGATTAGCTCAGTTGGGAGAGCGCCTGCATGGCATGCAGGAGGTCATCGGTTCAAGTCCGTTATCCTCCACTCGGAATCAAAAAGCCCGTTTTGACCAAGCGTCAAAGCGGGCTTTTTTCGTGCGCTCGCTCCAGCTCGCATCTCGCCCTCGAGAGCCTCAACAAGCCGGAACACAAATCCGCACTTCGTCGACCGCAGCTCAAGCATCTTTGCCCACAGCCAATCCCCTCGTGCCAGCGTGCCGACAGACCGATGGCCCCGCCTGACCAACAATCGCACCGCCAGCAAAACAAGCAACGAATTTCAATTTGGATTCCCATTAGTGCAAATCAGTGAAGATTAGCGTCCCTTCCGACAGCACGGCACTCAGCGTTTCTAGAAAAACGGGAACACTGATCGGCACTCATCTTCGCTAATCAAAAGCCACAACTGCCAGTCTTCGTACGCAGCCTGAGTTCTTTTAGTTCCTCCGCTCACGCATCCTCTACACTCACAAAGACAGCAAAACGATCAACGAACTTCGAGCTACATCCCCATTAGTGCAAATCAGCGAAGATTAGCGTTCCTTCAGCCAGCACGGCACGCAGCGTTTCCAGGAAAAAGGGAACACTGACCGGCACTCATCTTCACTAATCGAGAGCCACAACTCCCAGTCTTAGTACGCGGCCTGAGTTCTTTCGATTCCACCACTCACGACTCCGGAGCAGTAGCAACCTCCAGCAAACAATCAACGAAGTTAAAGTTGCATTCCCACTAGTGCATATCAGCGAAGATTAGCGTCCCGTCAGACAGCACGGCACGCAACGTCTCCAGAAAAAGGGAACACTGACCGGCACTTATCTTCGCTAATCAAGAGCACAAAATGCCAGTCTTCGTACGCAGCCTGAGTTCTTTCGATTCCTCCACTCACCCTCCTCTTCACTCACAAAGACAGCAAAACGATCAACGAACTTCGAGCTACATTCCCATTAGTGCATATCAGCGAAGATTAGCGTTCCGTCAGCCAACACGGCACACAACGTTTCCAGGTTAAAGGGAACACGGATCGGCACTCATCTTCGCTAATCAAAAGCCACAAGTGTCAACATTCGCACGCAGCCTGAGTTCTTTCGATTCCTCCGCTCACGACTCCTCTTCAATCACAACAACAGAAAAACAATCAACGAATTTCAAGTTACATTCCGATCAGTGCAAATCAGTGAAGATTAGCGTCCCTTCCGCCAGCACTGCACGCAGCGTTTCAAGGAAAAAGGGAACACTGATCGGCACTCATCTTCGCTAATCAAGAGCCACAAATGCCAGTCTTCGTACGCAGCCTGAGTTCTTTTGGTTCCTCCGCTCACGCCTCCTCTTCAATCACAACAACAGAAAAACAATCAACGAATTTCAAGTTACATTCCGATCAGTGCAAATCAGTGAAGATTAGCGTCCCTTCCGCCAGCACTGCACGCAGCGTTTCAAGGAAAAAGGGAACACTGATCGGCACTCATCTTCGCTAATCAAGAGCCACAAATGCCAGTCTTCGTACGCAGCCTGAGTTCTTTTGGTTCCTCCGCTCACGCCTCCTCTTCAATCACAACAACAGAAAAACAATCAACGAATTTCAAGTTACATTCCGATCAGTGCAAATCAGTGAAGATTAGCGTCCCTTCCGCCAGCACTGCACGCAGCGTTTCAAGGAAAAAGGGAACATTGATCGGCACTCATCTTCGCTAATCAAGAGCCACAAATGCCAGTCTTCGTACGCAGCCTGAGTTCTTTTGGTTCCTCCGCTCACGCCTCCACTTCAATCACAACAACAGAAAAACAATCAACGAATTTTAAGTTGCAATCCCATTAGTGCAAATCAGTGAAAATTAGCGTTCCGTCAGACAGCACGGCACGCAGCGTTTCTAGAAAAAAGGGAACACTGATCGGCACTCATCTTCGCTAATCGAGAGCCACAAGTGCCAACCTTCGCACGCAGCCTGAGTTCTTTCGATTCCTCCACTCCCCCTCCCCTGCAGTCGCAACGCAAAAGCAACAATCAACGATTTGCGAGTCACCCTACCATTATTGCAAATCAGCGAAGCGCCCTCTTCGCCAGCGCAT
Above is a genomic segment from Rosistilla ulvae containing:
- a CDS encoding type II secretion system minor pseudopilin, producing the protein MAQANNVRCPVDRDETTTTKQCVPRRARRGIFLLIALVVIAVSTMAAYSFTDLMLAYDESTILSGRKTQADMLVESGTELARLMLAQSPTGREEMGGVDNNPAMFQAINVVPDLDPQRRGNVTVIAPSIDAMGEFSGIRYGLQNESARLNLNVLTVIEENYTVGDEALQAAADLGLADTDQAVVSDNIARELLMSLPNMTEDVADSILDWLDEDDEQRDFGAEYDYYNALPTPYGPKNGPLDSVEELLLVRGVTPELLFGADTNRNGIIDPIEQTYITTGDQSTASLGWSAFLTVYSREGNKTADGADRVDVNAEDLEQLQADLTDVLGNEDWASFIVAYRVAGQSGATASTGGDSDAAEAVSQASSGQAWSSSVLSTLDLSEGKVEVSQLLDLVGATVVVGEGNDQAVYQSPFANEPLSMATYMPYLMGLLTSKDYDSMPGRINLNECPAELIYGLPILEEETALALVEARGEQSESENRRFETWPLVEGILTLEQMRQLLPLVTAGGDVFRAQVVGYFEGANQSARVEVVIDATTINPDIVYWRSLSHLGRGFDVGTLGVRGEDGMQTLSIAE
- a CDS encoding type II secretion system protein, which gives rise to MKAKAARSRKTQIDRSATPRKPLRRAGFSLFEIILALAIFGVAMAMLGNIVSNGAKAAIEARDLARAQIMCESKMAEVMLNTAGPQPISNVSLQSSDTLRQWEYSVLTEPAPMSGMVAVQVNVQSVSQDASVLPVEFTLTRWIIDPAMDLQGLEDEAAALAAEADAMATSDGTGA
- a CDS encoding prepilin-type N-terminal cleavage/methylation domain-containing protein, with amino-acid sequence MQPTSLPTLSRRCPRAAGRGFTLLELLLVLVLIAALSAMAVPAISVLMADGRIKRAGDEIRIVLAQSRLKAMRTGRTHMFRCEIGTSRYSVQPWNDASDMTEAADMSGQTLPGTAGTQAAVASYTPPEPTAADILELPENIVFADEQVESSQRSMFILQQAAMAAEAGWSQPILLYADGTTSTAVLRVKSEDGSVVKVQLRGLTGEAMVSEVTSDES
- the gspG gene encoding type II secretion system major pseudopilin GspG produces the protein MRKQRSRRRAAFTLLEVLLVLIILVIIGGIVTVNFVGIQKGAQDDTARTQLNNIKSGIKLYQLQVGTLPSSLEGLREKPNDIADPTRWKGPYFDEEIPADPWGNNYKYAPSGTGFELRSAGADGQEGSEDDVVVTSGTV